TCGCCTCGACCGGTCTGCCCTTCCTCGTCGTACCGGTGAACTTCCTCGAACATGTCTCGGCAATGGACCCCGACTTCGGCGAAATCGAGACCATCACCGACGAGGTGGACGCGACCGGACTCTACGCCTTTAGCTTCGACGCGCTCGGCGTCGATTCGACACTCCACGGCCGGATGTTCGCGCCCGCCGCGGGCGTCCCGGAGGACCCGGTGACCGGCACCGCCAGCGGCGCGACGGGTGCCTACCTGCGCGAGGTCGAGGCGTTCGACGGCGAGGGCGTCCCCGAGGAGATGGTCTTCGAGCAGGGCCACTTCGTGGACCGACCGGGCCACGTCCGCGTGTGCGTGGGCGAGCAGGTGCGCGTGGGCGGTCGGGCGGTCACGGCGCTCGACGGCGAGTTACGAGTTCCGGAGATGGAGGACGGCGACGACATTATCAATGCGGCGGAGTAGGCAAATGAGGCAACGTTTTGCATAGTAATTAGAACGGATCGGCGCTTTTCAATCATCTATTCCACAATTACTATTCGGTAACTATAGTATATAATACCAAATATGGAGATAACCAATGCGAATATTGATGCTCGATTAACTCTTGTACCCTCCGCATTTGAGAACACGAAAACTGACATAGTGGCTAATAGAAACATCATCATCAACGAAAATAGGTCTGCGTCTTCCATACTTTTAGTTAAATATATGATAGTAACTTGATTCCGGTTTTAATGTCCAATTTCAACATAACATTTTACTCAGTTAAAGGTGAAAAATAGTGTGGTGGTTCTCATAAATAGAGACCCTATTTCACCCCTCTAAATATTATTTCACTGCTGTTCGCCGAACTGGAACTCCTCGGCGTCGTCCTCGCGCTTGAGTTCCGACATCTGGCGGCGCGTCTCCGACACGTCGTGTTCGACTTCCGAGAGGCGTTCGTCCAGCACCGACAGAATCTCGCTCTTCACTCGCTCGCCGTCGAAGCGCTCGCGCATCTGCTCTTCGACCGCGGCGGTGAACACCCGCACGAACGCTGTGACGGTACCGATGGCCCAGACGACGACGCCGAGGAACGCCAGCGCGAGACCCGGCGCGGCCGTGGTAAGCGCGGCCGTGAGCGCCGCGCCGTTGGTCAACTGTTCGTACCCTTCCGCGATTCCTAAGAGGACGCCGCCGCCGACCAGCGCACCACCGAGAAGGGTAGCGATTCCGGCAAGGACGACGTAGTAGACTGCCCACCGAAGCGAACGACTCGCATCCATGTCCGAGAGAGGCGAGCGCGGGAGTATAAACGCATCCGTTTTCTCGTCGGAGTGAACGACTGTCGGTTGTGGCGTCGAAGTAGAGCAATTGTCGGTTGTCGGGGAGTACAACGGTTGTCAGTTGTGAATAGGTGGCTAGCTACTACCGACGCCACTCAGACCCCACGGCACCGCCACTGCACAGCACCGCGCCCCGAACCTCCCGACCGCGCCCTCGGCCGCGCTTGCAGTTCCGCGCGGCCGAGGACGCGGCGCGTCCCGTGGTTGGTGGTGCCGAGCGCGTCCCGTGGTCGCTGACACGGGGCGAGTTCCGAGACGATTCGGCGAGCGCACTCCGGTGGTTCGTTCCACCGAGCGCGTTCGGAAATCCGCCGACTCGGACGTTCGTTGGCAAAAATTGTCGGCGACTGGGCACGGCTCCCGACGTTACAAAATCAAATCCGGTTACGAGTTAATATCCATTTCGCTAACCGGTCGGAACATTCTTTATTCACCTTCTTGTTCTCCCACATGCACCAATGGCTGTACTCTGGCTGGACGAAATCACCGCGGACGACCTCGAACTGGTCGGCGGGAAGGGCGCGTCGCTGGGGGAACTCACCGGCGCTGGCCTGCCGGTCCCCTCGGGGTTCGTGGTTTCGGCTGGCACCTACCGCTCGTTCATCGAGGAGACGGGAATCGACGAGGAACTGTTCGAGGTCGTAGACGTGGACACCGAAGACTCGAAGGCGCTCGCGGAGGCTCAGTCTCGGGCCAAGGAACTCGTTTTAGAGACCGAGATGCCCGAAGAGATTCGCCAAGAAATCTACGACTCCTACGACCGGATGGGAGACGGCGAGGACTTCGTGGCGGTCCGCTCGTCGGCGACCGCCGAAGACCTGCCCGACGCCTCGTTCGCCGGGCAACAGGAGACGTTCCTCAACGTCACCCGCGAAGACCTTGTAGACCGCGTCAAGCGATGTTGGGCGTCGCTGTTCACTCAGCGCGCCATCTACTACCGCCAAGAGAAGGGCTTCGCCCACGACAAGGTGGACATCGCCGTCGTCGTCCAGCGCATGGTGGACGCCGAGAAATCCGGCGTGATGTTCACCAGCCACCCCTCGACCGGCGCGCCGCGCATCATCATCGAGGCCGCGTGGGGTCTCGGCGAAGCGGTCGTCTCCGGGTCGGTCTCGCCCGACAACTACGTCGTGGACCGCGAATCGGGAGCGGTCGAGGAGACCACCATCGCCGACAAGAAGACGATGATGGAGAAAGACGACGCGACCGGCGAGACCGTCGAGCGCGAGGTCGCCGAAGACCTTCGCGAGACCCAAGTCTTGGACGAGCGCGACATCGAACGCCTCGTGGAACTCGGCGAACGTGTCGAAGATCACTACGAGACGCCCCAAGACGTGGAGTGGGCCATCGTGGACGGAGAGGTCTTCATGCTCCAGTCTCGGCCCATCACGACCATCGACGACGACGCGGAAATCGAGACCGACACCGAGGCGAGCGCCGCCGCTGACTCCGAGGGCATCGCCGACGGGAGCGGTGCGGTCGAGGCCGCCAGCGGCGGCGCGAGCGACACCGGTTCGGGCGGTGGCGACGACGTACTCGTCTCCGGTCTCGGCGCGAGTCCGGGCATCGCCTCGGGCGCGGTCCGCATCGTGGACCAACTCGACCAACTCGACAAGGTGAGCGAGGGCGACATTATCGTCACCGAGATGACGACGCCCGACATGGTGCCCGCGATGAAGCGCGCGGCGGGCATCGCCACCGACGAGGGCGGCATGACCAGCCACGCCGCCATCGTCTCGCGCGAACTCGGCGTCCCCGCAGTCGTCGGCTGTACCGACGCCACAACGACGCTGACCGACGACCAGCGCATCAGTCTCGACGGCGACAAGGGCACCATCACGGAGGGTCGCACGGAGACCTCCGACGAGCGCGAACCCATCGAGGAGGCCCGCCCGAAGACGCCGGTCAAGCCGATGACCGCGACGGAGGTGAAGGTCAACGTCTCCATTCCGGAGGCCGCCGAGCGCGCGGCGGCGACGGGCGCGGACGGCGTGGGCCTGCTCCGGATGGAACACATGATTCTGTCCACGAACAAGACGCCCGCCAAGTACATCGAAGACCACGGCGAGGACGCCTACGTCAACGAAATCGTGGAGGGAATCCGCGGCGTCGCCGACGAGTTCTACCCCCGGCCCGTCCGGGTCCGGACGCTCGACGCGCCGACCGACGAGTTCCAGCAGTTGCAGGGCGGCGAGGACGAACCCGACGAACACAACCCGATGCTTGGCTACCGGGGCATCCGACGGAGCCTCGACCGGCCGGACGTGTTCAAACACGAACTCGACGCGTTCGCCCGCCTCTACGAGATGGGCTACGACAACGTCGAAATCATGTTCCCGCTGGTCAACGACGCCGAGGACGTGATTCGGGCGCGCAACCTCATGGCGGAGTCGGGCATCGACCCCGACAAGCGGACGTGGGGCGTGATGATAGAGACGCCCGCCTCGGCGCTCGGCGTCGAGGGGATGGCCGAGCAGGGCATCGACTTCGCCTCGTTCGGCACGAACGACTTGACCCAGTACACCCTCGCGGTGGACCGCAACAACGGGAACGTCGCCGACCGGTTCGACGAACTCCACCCCTCGGTCCTGCAACTCATCAGCCAGACCATCCGGACCTGCCGGGAACACGACGTGGACACCTCCATCTGCGGGCAGGCCGGGTCGAAGCCGAAGATGGTCCAGCACCTCGTGGACGAGGGCGTCAGTTCCATCTCGGCGAACATCGACGCGGTCCGTGACGTGCAACACGAAGTCAAGCGCGTCGAGCAGAAGCTATTGCTCGACTCGGTGCGCTAACGACTCTCGGGCGAGTGAGTTAGACCGACCTGCTTTTTGCCGGTCTCACTGAGTAGGCCGCGATTAAGACACGAAATACACAGCTACGCCCGCGAACGCGGCGTCACGATACCCTCGGTTTATGAGGACGGCCGTTGGACGGGACTGAAAATGGCGTCACGCAGAGCCGCGCTCGTCGTCGCCCTCCTCGTCCTCGCTGGCTGTGCCGGAAGCGCCGACGGCCCAGCGGCGACGACGGCGACAACGACCACGACGGCGAACGACGAACCGATAGCCGACACGCCGACGACCACCGCCGAGAACGGAGCCGGGGCGAACGGACCCGAAGCGAACGAACCGGGGACCAACGAAACCGCGACGAACGACTCGTCGGTCAACGCCTCGCTCCCGCCGGGGGTGAACGCCACGGGGGTCGAGGACCCCGAGGCGCTGGTCGCCGCCCACCGGAGCGCGCTGAACGGGACCAGTTTCGCGTTCCGCTTCCGGTCGAACGTCTCGGTCGGCCCTGCGAACCAGTGGACGCTCCAGCGCGGGCGCGTCGCGGCGGGTCTCTCGCCGCTGGTCGTCCACTCGACCAGCGTCCGGCAGTTCGACGGCGGCACTTCCTCGACGGCGACGGACCTCTGGGCCAACGAGACGGCCGTGGTCGTCCGATACGATGGGGACAGCCGGAGCGAACTCCGGCGCTACAACCGCTCGGGCGGGAATGTCGCCGACGAGACGTGGGCACACCTGCCCAGAGCCGACCTCGACTCGCAGGTCACCCAATCGTGGCTCCTCGAACTCGCGCTGGCCGCCGGGGAGTACGAGCGCGTCCGGACCGAGCGAGACGGCGACGACGAGCGAAACCCCACCCGCTCCGCGCGCAACGAGACACGGACGATGACGGTCCTGCGCGCGACCGACCCGGTCGCGGCCGCCAACTACACTGACCTCCGCTCGACAATTCGCGTGGACTCGGAGGGCCGAGTCCACTCGCTGTCGCTGACCGCGACCTACGAGGGCGACAACGAGACCCGGATTCACTACGAGTTCGAGCTGACCGAGGTCGGCGACGCCACGGTCCAGCGCCCGGCGTGGGTCGGTGCCGCGACGCGGCCGACGACCACGCGCTCGGAGAACGCGACGACGACGGTGTCGGTAGAGACGACCGCCGAAAACGCGACAGCCGTGACGACCACGACAGAGAGCTAAGTCGGATTTCCAACGAGTCGAATCGATTCGCGCTATCGCACGATTCGACACATCCGCCACGTTCAAGCCCTCCGGATACAAGCCTGAGAACATGACACGCTCTGTCTGGCTCAAGGCCGACGACGCGGTCGGCGACTGGGACGCCCGCCGGAAGCGAATCACGGCGGGACTCGAAGCGGGCGTCGAT
This genomic stretch from Halorussus pelagicus harbors:
- the ppsA gene encoding phosphoenolpyruvate synthase; this translates as MAVLWLDEITADDLELVGGKGASLGELTGAGLPVPSGFVVSAGTYRSFIEETGIDEELFEVVDVDTEDSKALAEAQSRAKELVLETEMPEEIRQEIYDSYDRMGDGEDFVAVRSSATAEDLPDASFAGQQETFLNVTREDLVDRVKRCWASLFTQRAIYYRQEKGFAHDKVDIAVVVQRMVDAEKSGVMFTSHPSTGAPRIIIEAAWGLGEAVVSGSVSPDNYVVDRESGAVEETTIADKKTMMEKDDATGETVEREVAEDLRETQVLDERDIERLVELGERVEDHYETPQDVEWAIVDGEVFMLQSRPITTIDDDAEIETDTEASAAADSEGIADGSGAVEAASGGASDTGSGGGDDVLVSGLGASPGIASGAVRIVDQLDQLDKVSEGDIIVTEMTTPDMVPAMKRAAGIATDEGGMTSHAAIVSRELGVPAVVGCTDATTTLTDDQRISLDGDKGTITEGRTETSDEREPIEEARPKTPVKPMTATEVKVNVSIPEAAERAAATGADGVGLLRMEHMILSTNKTPAKYIEDHGEDAYVNEIVEGIRGVADEFYPRPVRVRTLDAPTDEFQQLQGGEDEPDEHNPMLGYRGIRRSLDRPDVFKHELDAFARLYEMGYDNVEIMFPLVNDAEDVIRARNLMAESGIDPDKRTWGVMIETPASALGVEGMAEQGIDFASFGTNDLTQYTLAVDRNNGNVADRFDELHPSVLQLISQTIRTCREHDVDTSICGQAGSKPKMVQHLVDEGVSSISANIDAVRDVQHEVKRVEQKLLLDSVR